The stretch of DNA TGGGAAAGGAGAGGCGAAGCGTTGCCTACGATGACAATGACGCCTACCAGTCTGATGGCCGCTAACTTTGGAAACATCATTCGATCTCGCATCAAAACGCAAGTTCTACGTCGTCGCTACCTTCTATAGTGCCAAATGGCCCCGGGTGGGATTTTTGTATTTTTTTGTCTTTTTCAATGTCTGCTTCTTAGCAAGCTTGGGGTGAAGCTGGCTTGCGATGCGCGTGTATTCTAGCACAACTCGCTTGCCGATGCCGACGAGGTGAGCGATCTCATCCACCGTCATTCCTTTTTCCATCAGCTGCATGACTCGGCGGTAGTGATTGAGGTATCGCCCTACCGATTTCAGATGATGATTCGTGCGCTGTGCAATGTCTGCTTCACCAACACCTCGCTCCCACAACGTACAGATCAGCGCTTTGTGGGTCGGGTTGCTGCCTTGGTCGTAAATGTATCCTCGCAACGGAAGCGTCTTGTCAGGATTCTCAGCATAATACTGTTTGATGTATTTCCCAATCACTCCTAATGATCGATTCATGATCACCGACAGCTCACCGATCGTCAACGACGTCCCCTGCTCATACGCACTCCACAGCAGCCGAACCATCTGAGCCACTTCACGCCGATCACTCCACTGGTAGTTATCGTTGCGCACTCCCTTCCGGTGACGGATCCGTCTGTCCACGTCTTCTGGATTCACGTAAGGAAGGTAGATCGTCTTCGCCGGGTACTCCTCCGCTCGCTTCGCATACTTGATCGTCTCATCTTCCAACGCTTGCGTCCGCCAACATAACGTTCCCGGCATCATCTTCCCAGCGTCACCATAATAAAGCGTATGCAACTGCTCCAAGTCCTCTGCTAATTGCTCCAGCACGCGATGACTTCCCAAGATCTTGTATTCCATCTCCAACAGATGCACAACCGACTGCTTGTACGTCCGTTTGGTTATCGCCCCATATCGATCACGCACCGGCATAGGCGGTCCTCCTTTTTTTCCCCGAGCCGCCTATCCGGAAGCCTTCCTTGCGTCTGTCTAACTCCTTGTATTCCAAAACCTTGGCGCCACCCCCATACCGCTCAACGATTTCCTTCAACCGCTCTGGGTAGTGTCGTATCGCCTGGTAATACAGTTTCTGATACTCACGCAGTAGTGCCTCACTGATCCCCAGCACATAACTGCGTTCATCAGGCCGAAGTTTCTTTCGTCGCAACGCATAGACAACTCTTCCAAAGGTCTCCACGTAGCGCTTGATCGCTTGCATCGTGTGTCGCATCCCCGTCTCAATCTCTGCATACGTCTTCCCCTGCAGATACAACTCCACGATTCGCGCCTTGTGACTCTTCGCTCGCCCGATGCCTTCGTAATACCCTCGCGTTTGTACTTCGCACCCTTCTCTTCGCAATCGCTGAACATCTCGCTTTACCGTCCGGACCGATATCCCCAGCATCCTCCCCAAATCTTCTGTGCTGAAGACAACTCCTTGGTCAATCCCTTCTTCGATCACCCGCAACATCCGCATCGACCGTAAGGCGATCCTCCCGTGCCGCTTCTCATACTCGATGTCTTCGATCCCTCCATCGAGTGTTACCACAACTTCCTTCTTCTTTACTTCCTCTATCGTCTTGCCAGCACTTTCTCCCAATGTCACACCAACCACGCGATGCTTCCCTCGTTCCAGCGTCTTCCCTTCAAGCAATATTCCCTTTGCTGTCTCCAACACCAAGTCCGATTCACGAGGACTCAGCTCAAATCCGTTCTTCAACTCCCACAGCAACAACCCATCTGCATGCTTCTCCTTCAAGCGCCTCATTTGCTCCTGCCGCACTACGCTAGCCATTGTTTTCCTCCTTCTGTTGAGATGTTCTCTCTGCCCAATGA from Candidatus Eisenbacteria bacterium encodes:
- a CDS encoding DUF1670 domain-containing protein → MPVRDRYGAITKRTYKQSVVHLLEMEYKILGSHRVLEQLAEDLEQLHTLYYGDAGKMMPGTLCWRTQALEDETIKYAKRAEEYPAKTIYLPYVNPEDVDRRIRHRKGVRNDNYQWSDRREVAQMVRLLWSAYEQGTSLTIGELSVIMNRSLGVIGKYIKQYYAENPDKTLPLRGYIYDQGSNPTHKALICTLWERGVGEADIAQRTNHHLKSVGRYLNHYRRVMQLMEKGMTVDEIAHLVGIGKRVVLEYTRIASQLHPKLAKKQTLKKTKKYKNPTRGHLAL
- a CDS encoding DUF1670 domain-containing protein, producing the protein MASVVRQEQMRRLKEKHADGLLLWELKNGFELSPRESDLVLETAKGILLEGKTLERGKHRVVGVTLGESAGKTIEEVKKKEVVVTLDGGIEDIEYEKRHGRIALRSMRMLRVIEEGIDQGVVFSTEDLGRMLGISVRTVKRDVQRLRREGCEVQTRGYYEGIGRAKSHKARIVELYLQGKTYAEIETGMRHTMQAIKRYVETFGRVVYALRRKKLRPDERSYVLGISEALLREYQKLYYQAIRHYPERLKEIVERYGGGAKVLEYKELDRRKEGFRIGGSGKKRRTAYAGA